The genomic stretch TAACCAAGATTCGTCGGTTCAGCAGATTCTTAGTGATGACAGTGAGGATGAAATTATCGCAATTAAGCGGAAACCCAAACAAGCTAAAGCCAAGAGTGTCAAAGTGATAAGCGACGATGATGCAGAACCGGATGCTAAACAGAAATCAAATTCCGAACCTGAAAATAAACAAGCTAAGACCAAGAGTGTCAAATTATCGAGCGACGACGATGATGAAGAACCGGTCGCTAAACAGAAAAAAGGCTCTGTATCTAAAAATAAAGAACAGACTAAGACCAAGAGTGTCAGAGTGTCAAGCGACGATGATGAAGAACCGGTCGCTAAGCAGGAAAGAAGCTCCAAACGTGAACATAAACGGGATCGATCGAGCAAGGTTCCGAAACAGTGCAAGCAGGTTTGTGTCCGTGTTTGCAAGCTTCCATTCGATCTGACGTCGATCAAGGAGCAACACATGTTGAGTGAAATTTTGGACACAAAGAATCGGGACATTTCCGAGTTCAAGTCTAACTCGAATTTCTACGGTTATTTGTGCCGTAAACGAGGTCATATGCGAGGAGCAGAAGCAAGCAAGTCGAAGTTGAAAAGTACCAGTAAGAATAGTGACAGTAAAAAGGGTTCAGTGTCAAGTGGAAGCGACTCGGACGAACCGATCGCTAGTATCATTTTGAAATCAGACATtcccaaaaatgtaaaaatatttgtttgtttgcgTTATTTCTCATCTAACCAGGAATTGATTGGCGATAAATTCCTGGCTAGATGAGCCAGATAGAAATATTGTTCCTAACACAAGGAGCGCACCACCGTGTGCTTTCGTTTGTCCTTTTTATTCTATCCCCAACAGAAGACTATGTCCAAGCGACCAACCCGTTCGAAACAACAGCTTAGCGGaagcgatgatgacgatgagaGCGATGATGACTTCCAAGCTAGTACCAAGACTAAATCAGCGGCGTCTGTCAGACAGCGACGACTTGCTAACCGCAAAACAAAGGTCTCGAAGAACTCGTCcgatgatgacgatgacgacGGCGACGATGACGAGAAAAGTGATAAATCTAGTGGGTCAGACTTCGAAAAGGAAATCCCTCAACCGAAAAAGAAACGGTCACGCATTAAACGAAATTCGTCTTCATCGTCAGATGACGAGGGCAATGATAAGTGAGTGCTTGCTTTGAGGTTTTACTGTTAAACTTTTAATGTCTGTTTGATTCTCATTCTAAGGAAACGGCGTAAACGCATCAAGAAGAACTCTGACAGCGATGATGACGAATCCCCCACCAAGGGTCGTAAGAACATTCGTAAGGTACTGAAGAAGTCTGCCCTTGAGCAAACGACTAAAGAGGCTGAACTGGAGGAACGCGAACGCAAGCAGCGAATCGCCGAGCGGCAAAAGCTTTACAACCAGGTATACGACGAAAAGCCAGAAGAAATCAAAGAGCTCACTCAGTTAGTGCTGGACTTTGATGAAGAAACCAAGGAACCCCTGCTGGAAGTGGATAAATATCTGGTGAAAAAACTCAAACCTCACCAGGCCAATGGGGTGAAGTTTATGTTTGACGCATGCTATGAGAGCTTGGAGAGAACCCGGAACAGCAAAGGCTCCGGTTGCATTTTGGCACACTGCATGGGTCTCGGTAAAACGCTTCAAGTTGTAACTTTAGCTCACACGCTGCTTGCAAACTCGGAGGTGACCGGAGTTGAGCGCGTACTGGTAGTGTGCCCACTGTCGACCGTACTGAACTGGGTGAACGAGTTTCGAATCTGGATGAAACACGTCAAGAAGGGAACGGAAGTGGAAGTTTTTGAAATCTCTAAGTATGAGTATGAAAGCTGAAAagtgtgttttgttttttaaactcaTATTTTTGTAGATATAAAAACAACATCATCCGCGCCAATCAGTTGATGGAATGGCACAACGAGGGAGGTGTGATGATACTCGGCTACGACATGTTTAGAAATCTCTCCAATCAAACAACCGGTCGAATTAAAAAGAAGGTACGCGAGTCGCTGCAAACTTCGCTAATCGATCCTGGACCTGATTTGATCATCTGCGACGAAGGCCATCTGCTGAAGAACGAAAAAACTTCTCTCTCCAAAGCCGTCAATCGCATCAAAACGCTAAGGCGCGTTGTGCTGACCGGAACACCGATTCAGAACAACATGAAGGAGTGTAAGTATTTTCAGTGGCAACCGAAAAAACAGTGAATTATTCTAATCGGTCCTTCTCCGCCAGACTATTGTATGGTGCAGTTCGTCAAACCGAAGCTTCTGGGCACGTATAATGAGTACATGAATCGGTTCGTCAATCCTATCACCAACGGTCAGTACACGGATTCGACACCGTACGATATTCAGCTGATGCGAAGGCGAGCTCACGTTCTACACAAGCTGCTGGACGGGTGCGTGCAGCGGAGGGATTACGCGGTGCTGGCACCCTTTTTGCCACCGAAGTTGGAATTTGTGGTATCGATCAAGCTGACGACTCTTCAGTGCACGCTATATAAGGTATGATTTCGAGCGGATAGTTATGAATACATTTGAAACTGTACTCTCTTTCAGTACTACATGGAAACCCAAGCACGACGGCAGAGCGATGAAACCAAACGGGCTTCGGTGTTGTTCTCTGATTTCCAAAATCTTCAACGAATCTGGACGCATCCTAGGGTTCTTCGGTATAACAGCGATCGGTACGAGTACATGCAGCAGAAAAAGGTAAATAGCTGTCTCttttattaagaaaaaaacttttttgacattttcgaaaGGAAGACTGACAAAGCAGAGTGTTTTCTatagaataaataaaaagagaGAGGAATATAAAATCGTTCAGGAATAAATTAGAAAGTAAGAAAgaaatgagataaaaaaaaaagaggacgaatatttttataattgGAATAGATTATTTTACTTGAACTGAACACTGTATCAATTCTAGGGTACATAATGTTGACCTTGATCTGATGCTGTCGTTTAGTCACATTAGTTATAATTTTCAGGTTATAATCATGCGAATCACCCGTACTTACCAAAATGTCTCTTTTTACTTCAGCGTGATATGGCCTCGGACGAAGAATCGCTAGGCTCCATGAAGGATTTTCTGGATGATGAGAGCGAAGCGGATACCACACCGAATGAGTCGTCTGATGATGGTTCGGACTGCGGAAGCAACAGTGACAACAGTGGTGCTAGTCACAAGAAGagtaagaaaaacaaaaaaggggATGAGACTGCAACGACGGCCGCCGCCTCGGCGCGTCGTACAAGGAATAATCCTGGCGATGCCGTACTGAGCGATATCGTCGATGAGACGGAGCAGAAAAACGAGAACCCAACCGAGTGGTGGATGTCCATGTGTCCAGAGGAAGAGCTAGACAATTTGGAGCATTCAGGCAAGCTGCAGGTGCTATTTGAAATTCTTCGCGAGTGCGAAAACATTGGTGATAAACTGTAGGTGTTTTTATTAGATGTAATTCTTGGTAATTTTCACTATAAGCTTCCACACCATAGGCTTGTCTTCTCGCAATCGTTGTACTCGCTGGACGTGATTGAACATTTTCTGGCTCTAGTGGATGAAAATACACAGAAGGACGATGACGACCGGAATGCCGAGCTGGACAAGTACCGAGGCTCGTGGTCACTGGGATTAGATTATTTCCGGTTGGATGGTTCAACGACGATTGAAAATCGTAGCGCGTCTTGCAAGGTTTTTAATGACGAGAAGAATTCGAGGGCTCGGTAGGATTTGCGCGTGTTTTAATGGCCATCCGGCTGGTTATACTTGtcctttttttcttctataGGCTGTTCCTGATTTCAACCCGGGCGGGTGGTTTGGGTATTAACTTGGTAGCAGCAAACCGTGTGGTGATTTTCGACGTCTCGTGGAATCCCTCCCATGATATTCAAAGTATTTTTAGGGTTTACCGTTTTGGTCAAAATAAGCCCTGCTATGTGTATCGATTTTTGGCgatggtaattttttttcttatggcAGCTAGTTATCGCTGAGTATGACGATTGTTTTTTTCCGCAGGGTACGATGGAAGAGAAAATCTACGAACGGCAGGTTACGAAACAAGCGATCTCCAAACGAGTGATTGACGAGCAGCAGATCGATCGCCATTACAAGGAGAACGATCTGCAGGAGCTCTACCGGTATGATAACGTGGCCCCAGAAGAGCCCCGACCGACGCCAAATTTGCCTAAGGATCGGCTCTTCGCGGAGCTGTTGCAGAAGTTTGATCCACTAATCTATAAGTATCATGAACATGATTCGCTGCTAGAGAATAAGGAAGAGGAAACGTTGAACGAGGAAGAGCGAAAGGCTGCTTGGGAGGAGTTCGAGCAGGAAAAAAATCGACCACCGGTGATAAACTATGGTACCGGTGTCGGGCTCGGAATGGGCATGGgtatgggaatgggaatgggaatgggaatgagaGGTACTGCGGTTTGGATTTTATAGCACTGCCGTCAATTGAAATAATTCTAATTTTTCCAGCGAATGGACCGGTAACTTCGAGCAACATCTTTGGTTTCCGAAACGATGTTCTGTTAAAGTTGCTCAACATGAAAGCCCGGCAGGATAATCCCACCTTCAACGATGCAAACATAAGCGCGATGATCCCTTTCTTGATGCAACAACTTGTGCGGCAAATGAAAGATGGTGATTTATCGGTATAACGATTAAAAGACTGGGCTTTAAAATTGGCTATAGAACTGTTTATGAACACATGTTTTCACTCTCCTTTCAGATGTACCAAAATCTCTTGGAGCTCTACTATCAGCTTGAGGCACCGTCCTACGCACCGATGTCAATGTATAATACGATGATGATGCAGCAGCCAACGCTTCAACAGATGCAACCGCAAATGCAGCAGCCGGTTATGATGGCTACTAATCAACCTGCCTATAACATGGCCCAAATAGCATACTTTCGCGAACAAGAGCAACAGCGCTACGGTCAACTCAGCGTAAGTGCTGAACTACTTTTTCGGTGGCAAGAACATTCATCAGAATTTATCGTTCTCCTTACAGGAACCCAGCAGCAGCGGCATGAGCCGGAGTACGATTATTAGTGAGGCACAAaagaaattcatgaataatccAGTGGAAATAGTAGAGCTAGACTAGGATTATCAATATGTGTAACTTATTCTAGAAAATTAACATAGGTTGGATGAAAATGGCCCTACAAcactatgtgtgtgtgtgtagtgCGAGATCGGTTCATGTCAAGTGTATTCCATCAAAATCGCCAACACACGGAAATAATACTTAGAGGATCCGTAAAAGTGGTTGCCTTGTAGCGTGCTGATCAGTTAGGGATAATATCTCATCCCGGGTTTTGCAGGATTTTTCGTTCTCTATCTGAGGGTGAGTCATGTTGTAAATGTACTGTGTTTTCTGTGAATGTATTTGAATTGATTCAAGTGTTGACGAGCTTATATGGACTGATAAAAGTTTTATgcgtgattttttttcctttattataGAGACTTTCAGTTTTCGGACCGGTTCGTCTCTTTTTATACATGAAGGTTTTTACGTGGacttacgtcttacggcaacaatctGGAATGGGGATACAAATTGAAgtctgaaaaatatcaatagcGTCTCGAAAATTGTTCACTTTCAGGTGCTTTTGACTCAGTAaattttcaacggatttccttcattcttgcagcaaacGATGAATTCACCAAAATGCGAAAAATCTTAATTTCTTGATGCTAACTATTAAACTATTGAAATTGTAGAGTCATGTTTCAAACGCAGATTTCGAGTAATCAAAGCTGAAAACTTGGTCAAAACCATCTAACTTGGGTATTTCTCGAACCGAAATATCTCAGAAATCTGAAATTAacaccagacgccattttgaggTTCAAGATGACGTCGGGAGGTGACTCCTCTTTTACTCCTTACGGGAATACTGGAAATC from Wyeomyia smithii strain HCP4-BCI-WySm-NY-G18 chromosome 3, ASM2978416v1, whole genome shotgun sequence encodes the following:
- the LOC129729606 gene encoding transcriptional regulator ATRX homolog isoform X1; the protein is MRTKKTVRPSQSSSSSSEVEDKSSPAKTTADQSDNDENRISAEDKTPEKYQPALNGSVKPETDEDKTTNGDDDHATTEEKESGSKPDGPKLLRLVSIEKLMRPSLLNSEPPAKDGSKSKQTDKTLKRSKDASIIEISDSDEGEEPQPKRSNNQDSSVQQILSDDSEDEIIAIKRKPKQAKAKSVKVISDDDAEPDAKQKSNSEPENKQAKTKSVKLSSDDDDEEPVAKQKKGSVSKNKEQTKTKSVRVSSDDDEEPVAKQERSSKREHKRDRSSKVPKQCKQVCVRVCKLPFDLTSIKEQHMLSEILDTKNRDISEFKSNSNFYGYLCRKRGHMRGAEASKSKLKSTSKNSDSKKGSVSSGSDSDEPIASIILKSDIPKNKTMSKRPTRSKQQLSGSDDDDESDDDFQASTKTKSAASVRQRRLANRKTKVSKNSSDDDDDDGDDDEKSDKSSGSDFEKEIPQPKKKRSRIKRNSSSSSDDEGNDKKRRKRIKKNSDSDDDESPTKGRKNIRKVLKKSALEQTTKEAELEERERKQRIAERQKLYNQVYDEKPEEIKELTQLVLDFDEETKEPLLEVDKYLVKKLKPHQANGVKFMFDACYESLERTRNSKGSGCILAHCMGLGKTLQVVTLAHTLLANSEVTGVERVLVVCPLSTVLNWVNEFRIWMKHVKKGTEVEVFEISKYKNNIIRANQLMEWHNEGGVMILGYDMFRNLSNQTTGRIKKKVRESLQTSLIDPGPDLIICDEGHLLKNEKTSLSKAVNRIKTLRRVVLTGTPIQNNMKEYYCMVQFVKPKLLGTYNEYMNRFVNPITNGQYTDSTPYDIQLMRRRAHVLHKLLDGCVQRRDYAVLAPFLPPKLEFVVSIKLTTLQCTLYKYYMETQARRQSDETKRASVLFSDFQNLQRIWTHPRVLRYNSDRYEYMQQKKRDMASDEESLGSMKDFLDDESEADTTPNESSDDGSDCGSNSDNSGASHKKSKKNKKGDETATTAAASARRTRNNPGDAVLSDIVDETEQKNENPTEWWMSMCPEEELDNLEHSGKLQVLFEILRECENIGDKLLVFSQSLYSLDVIEHFLALVDENTQKDDDDRNAELDKYRGSWSLGLDYFRLDGSTTIENRSASCKVFNDEKNSRARLFLISTRAGGLGINLVAANRVVIFDVSWNPSHDIQSIFRVYRFGQNKPCYVYRFLAMGTMEEKIYERQVTKQAISKRVIDEQQIDRHYKENDLQELYRYDNVAPEEPRPTPNLPKDRLFAELLQKFDPLIYKYHEHDSLLENKEEETLNEEERKAAWEEFEQEKNRPPVINYGTGVGLGMGMGMGMGMGMGMRANGPVTSSNIFGFRNDVLLKLLNMKARQDNPTFNDANISAMIPFLMQQLVRQMKDGDLSMYQNLLELYYQLEAPSYAPMSMYNTMMMQQPTLQQMQPQMQQPVMMATNQPAYNMAQIAYFREQEQQRYGQLSEPSSSGMSRSTIISEAQKKFMNNPVEIVELD
- the LOC129729606 gene encoding transcriptional regulator ATRX homolog isoform X2 produces the protein MSKRPTRSKQQLSGSDDDDESDDDFQASTKTKSAASVRQRRLANRKTKVSKNSSDDDDDDGDDDEKSDKSSGSDFEKEIPQPKKKRSRIKRNSSSSSDDEGNDKKRRKRIKKNSDSDDDESPTKGRKNIRKVLKKSALEQTTKEAELEERERKQRIAERQKLYNQVYDEKPEEIKELTQLVLDFDEETKEPLLEVDKYLVKKLKPHQANGVKFMFDACYESLERTRNSKGSGCILAHCMGLGKTLQVVTLAHTLLANSEVTGVERVLVVCPLSTVLNWVNEFRIWMKHVKKGTEVEVFEISKYKNNIIRANQLMEWHNEGGVMILGYDMFRNLSNQTTGRIKKKVRESLQTSLIDPGPDLIICDEGHLLKNEKTSLSKAVNRIKTLRRVVLTGTPIQNNMKEYYCMVQFVKPKLLGTYNEYMNRFVNPITNGQYTDSTPYDIQLMRRRAHVLHKLLDGCVQRRDYAVLAPFLPPKLEFVVSIKLTTLQCTLYKYYMETQARRQSDETKRASVLFSDFQNLQRIWTHPRVLRYNSDRYEYMQQKKRDMASDEESLGSMKDFLDDESEADTTPNESSDDGSDCGSNSDNSGASHKKSKKNKKGDETATTAAASARRTRNNPGDAVLSDIVDETEQKNENPTEWWMSMCPEEELDNLEHSGKLQVLFEILRECENIGDKLLVFSQSLYSLDVIEHFLALVDENTQKDDDDRNAELDKYRGSWSLGLDYFRLDGSTTIENRSASCKVFNDEKNSRARLFLISTRAGGLGINLVAANRVVIFDVSWNPSHDIQSIFRVYRFGQNKPCYVYRFLAMGTMEEKIYERQVTKQAISKRVIDEQQIDRHYKENDLQELYRYDNVAPEEPRPTPNLPKDRLFAELLQKFDPLIYKYHEHDSLLENKEEETLNEEERKAAWEEFEQEKNRPPVINYGTGVGLGMGMGMGMGMGMGMRANGPVTSSNIFGFRNDVLLKLLNMKARQDNPTFNDANISAMIPFLMQQLVRQMKDGDLSMYQNLLELYYQLEAPSYAPMSMYNTMMMQQPTLQQMQPQMQQPVMMATNQPAYNMAQIAYFREQEQQRYGQLSEPSSSGMSRSTIISEAQKKFMNNPVEIVELD